One Streptomyces hundungensis DNA segment encodes these proteins:
- a CDS encoding DUF6010 family protein, producing the protein MNLVSPVIVAIVYCLLMSRIEEPHRRRFNAIMVGGAGAAYLSGGGFGPWEVPYVALMAYVAHRGLDSWTFIGVGWLLHTAWDIAHHIKGHPILPFYHDSSLACAICDPVIALWCFRGGPRPLALVRRMFGSGRPGRTADQAHGRVSAPS; encoded by the coding sequence ATGAACCTCGTGTCACCAGTGATCGTCGCCATCGTCTATTGCTTGCTGATGTCACGGATCGAAGAGCCGCACCGACGTCGTTTCAACGCGATCATGGTGGGTGGAGCCGGCGCGGCCTATCTGAGCGGAGGTGGGTTCGGCCCGTGGGAGGTTCCGTACGTCGCACTCATGGCGTACGTCGCCCATCGCGGCCTGGACTCATGGACGTTCATCGGCGTCGGGTGGCTGCTCCACACGGCCTGGGACATCGCCCACCACATCAAGGGCCATCCGATTTTGCCGTTCTACCACGACTCGTCCCTGGCCTGCGCCATCTGTGATCCGGTCATCGCCCTGTGGTGCTTCCGCGGAGGTCCTCGCCCGCTCGCCCTCGTCCGCCGCATGTTCGGGTCGGGGCGACCTGGCCGGACAGCAGACCAGGCACATGGTCGCGTTTCCGCCCCCTCATGA
- a CDS encoding DUF3817 domain-containing protein, whose amino-acid sequence MRARSPLHLHTAAHAELISLVVMLTNVLTVHLKPISSLLGPIHGCAYLFVVIRAWRLQQTSTRAKFSALVPGAGGLLFLRQLDRGGSVRPQEEEAIPS is encoded by the coding sequence ATGCGCGCGCGGTCTCCGCTGCATCTACACACCGCGGCTCACGCCGAGTTGATCTCCCTGGTCGTGATGCTGACCAACGTGTTGACCGTCCACCTCAAACCCATCTCATCCCTGCTGGGACCCATCCACGGCTGTGCCTACCTATTTGTTGTGATCAGGGCCTGGCGTCTCCAACAGACCTCGACCAGGGCCAAGTTCTCGGCCCTCGTACCGGGCGCCGGCGGACTGCTCTTCCTGCGACAGCTCGACCGTGGCGGTTCGGTCCGACCTCAAGAGGAAGAAGCCATCCCCTCATGA
- a CDS encoding ribonuclease domain-containing protein, which produces MTLTSAWRAAAVTAFAAVVVSGALTPAGAAAPDSMPTIEHAASGVDLAGMSAPIPDRAWQTLKRIDAGQWPPADGSGTKGGATWANREGVLPRTDSSGNPVHYRAWDVNRKQPGHARDAERIATGSDNSAWYSGDALRSFTRMR; this is translated from the coding sequence GTGACACTTACCAGTGCATGGCGGGCCGCCGCGGTCACTGCCTTCGCCGCCGTCGTCGTCTCCGGAGCGCTCACTCCCGCCGGCGCAGCGGCGCCGGACTCGATGCCGACCATTGAACACGCTGCTTCTGGGGTGGACTTGGCGGGCATGAGTGCTCCCATTCCGGACCGAGCGTGGCAGACGCTGAAAAGGATCGACGCCGGGCAGTGGCCGCCGGCGGACGGTTCAGGTACCAAGGGGGGCGCTACGTGGGCGAACCGCGAGGGGGTGCTGCCCCGTACTGATAGTTCGGGAAACCCGGTTCATTACCGGGCGTGGGACGTCAACCGCAAGCAGCCCGGTCACGCTCGGGACGCGGAGCGAATCGCCACGGGCAGCGACAACAGCGCCTGGTACAGCGGCGACGCGTTGCGTTCTTTCACGCGCATGCGCTGA
- a CDS encoding MmcQ/YjbR family DNA-binding protein: MTHTPTAHDVRRMALPLPETVEKEAWSMPTFRVAGKMFITVPDEQTSFAVRCPRHERAELIAAEPEKFWVPAHEAGSAWVRVRLSALEGLGELRDILEDSWRQAAPDRLLEAHPELGPGRHSASA, from the coding sequence ATGACGCACACACCCACCGCCCACGATGTCCGGCGCATGGCCCTGCCCCTTCCCGAGACCGTGGAGAAAGAGGCGTGGAGCATGCCGACCTTTCGGGTGGCCGGGAAAATGTTCATCACCGTGCCGGATGAGCAGACCTCGTTCGCCGTGCGCTGTCCCCGTCACGAACGGGCCGAACTGATCGCGGCGGAACCGGAGAAGTTCTGGGTGCCGGCCCACGAAGCGGGGTCGGCATGGGTGAGAGTACGGCTGTCCGCGCTGGAGGGGTTGGGTGAGCTGCGCGACATCCTGGAGGACTCCTGGCGCCAGGCGGCCCCCGATCGCCTGCTCGAAGCCCACCCGGAACTCGGCCCCGGCCGCCATTCTGCCTCCGCCTGA
- a CDS encoding alpha/beta hydrolase, with the protein MPPSAIRLVRFPGRLLPALAAVALLVFVFLALIALTDGAGSGLAAWLTTLGVGAVLAMWRGRRRTWRARLVPFLPVAVAAALTASVCVPTVPTARRYPPALPFVTAQKWSLTTGSRVAVYHYPPAHPGPRHPVPLVYLNGGPVRGISVLDHRFLQLLARQGYDVYAYEQAGGGRSDLLPMGQYTISRPVRDLAAFIDRLDKGKVDVLGFSSGGTVLTRALADPSVAARLHRAIIAEPGPMDGPTAHVTGHKGRKSARDLAPAPTGPRSTHVPRYAVAFGLMRLGLLSPDTGLIGQAEGDNAFTAADLGSDTAGAYCARDAHRIPVEDTPQNFFFSPAASLRIQQTVKDSPSIASQLSQSRTPAMLMIAECSSQVRQWETAVLAHDPAIQRTQYMPAVGHHMWNGLDHNNDQAAAVINAFLQDKPAPLPNYPTRDEIPTFLRDHK; encoded by the coding sequence GTGCCCCCATCCGCCATACGTCTCGTCCGCTTCCCCGGCCGCTTGCTGCCGGCCCTCGCCGCGGTCGCGCTGCTCGTCTTCGTCTTTCTCGCACTGATCGCCCTCACAGACGGGGCGGGCTCGGGGCTCGCCGCATGGCTGACAACCCTCGGAGTTGGGGCCGTCCTCGCGATGTGGCGCGGTCGGCGCCGCACGTGGCGGGCGCGGCTCGTGCCGTTCCTGCCGGTGGCTGTCGCGGCAGCATTGACGGCGTCGGTCTGCGTCCCGACCGTGCCGACGGCCCGGCGGTACCCGCCCGCCCTTCCCTTCGTGACCGCACAGAAGTGGAGCCTGACCACGGGCAGCCGGGTGGCTGTGTACCACTACCCGCCCGCGCACCCCGGCCCCCGACATCCAGTCCCGCTCGTGTACCTCAACGGCGGACCGGTCCGTGGCATCTCGGTGCTCGACCACCGGTTCCTGCAACTCCTGGCCCGCCAGGGCTACGACGTCTACGCCTACGAACAGGCCGGCGGCGGACGCAGCGACCTGCTCCCCATGGGCCAGTACACGATCTCCAGGCCGGTTCGCGACCTCGCCGCCTTCATCGACCGCCTGGACAAAGGCAAGGTCGACGTCCTCGGCTTCTCCTCGGGCGGGACCGTGCTGACCCGAGCCCTGGCAGACCCGAGCGTCGCTGCCCGCCTGCACCGGGCGATCATCGCCGAGCCCGGCCCCATGGACGGCCCCACCGCACACGTCACCGGGCACAAGGGCCGGAAATCCGCACGCGACCTCGCGCCGGCCCCGACCGGGCCGCGATCGACGCACGTTCCCCGGTACGCCGTGGCATTCGGCCTCATGCGACTCGGGCTCCTCAGCCCCGACACCGGGCTGATCGGGCAGGCCGAAGGCGACAACGCCTTCACTGCCGCCGACCTCGGCAGCGACACCGCAGGCGCATACTGCGCGCGCGACGCGCACCGCATTCCCGTCGAGGACACCCCCCAGAACTTCTTCTTCAGCCCCGCCGCCAGCCTCCGCATCCAGCAGACGGTCAAGGACTCACCCTCCATCGCCTCACAACTGAGCCAGTCCCGGACCCCCGCCATGCTGATGATCGCCGAGTGCTCCTCCCAGGTCCGGCAATGGGAGACCGCCGTCCTTGCCCATGACCCCGCCATCCAGCGCACGCAGTACATGCCCGCGGTCGGACACCACATGTGGAACGGCCTGGACCACAACAACGATCAGGCCGCCGCCGTCATCAACGCGTTCCTCCAGGACAAGCCGGCACCCCTGCCGAACTACCCGACCCGCGACGAGATCCCCACCTTCCTGCGCGATCACAAATGA
- a CDS encoding DUF2269 family protein, with translation MTKILLALHVLAAILTVGPVAVAASMFPATLRRASRDRVGTRSSLRILHRICKVYAGVGIAVPVFGFATASSLGVLGDAWLITSIVLTAAAAGVLILLVLPGQDRALTDEVSPAEAPATTTPSHQLAIATGIFNVLWATVTVLMIIRPGSTTGA, from the coding sequence GTGACCAAGATCCTGCTGGCCTTGCACGTCCTGGCCGCCATTCTGACCGTCGGCCCCGTCGCCGTCGCCGCGAGCATGTTCCCCGCGACGCTGCGACGCGCCTCCCGCGATCGGGTCGGCACCCGTTCGTCCCTGCGGATCCTGCACCGCATCTGCAAGGTGTACGCCGGGGTCGGCATCGCGGTCCCCGTCTTCGGCTTCGCCACCGCCAGCAGCCTCGGCGTCCTCGGCGATGCCTGGCTGATCACTTCGATCGTGCTGACGGCAGCGGCAGCCGGCGTTCTGATCCTGCTGGTGCTGCCCGGCCAGGACCGCGCCCTGACCGACGAGGTGAGTCCGGCCGAAGCACCTGCGACCACCACGCCTTCTCATCAACTGGCTATAGCGACCGGCATTTTCAACGTCCTCTGGGCGACCGTCACCGTCTTGATGATCATCCGTCCCGGCTCCACGACGGGGGCATGA
- a CDS encoding TetR/AcrR family transcriptional regulator, producing MGRPRTNDEAVKERLVECATEMLATRPRESVTVRAVAAAAEASTTAVYSLFGGKDGLIGAVRDRAVAGLFQDLSAEQTSADPLADLYALAVAYRRWGRGHSHLYTVLFGGVQSFHPSGEVGTSDPIRPLLAAIDRALAASVLVGDATAIALSIWATLHGLVTLELAGALDAATAETAFRSAVHATLRGWAAPAVFRSLREAEHAP from the coding sequence GTGGGTAGGCCCAGAACAAACGACGAGGCCGTCAAAGAGCGGCTTGTGGAGTGTGCGACCGAGATGCTCGCCACCCGTCCGCGGGAGTCCGTCACGGTCCGCGCCGTGGCCGCTGCCGCCGAGGCGTCGACGACGGCGGTGTACTCCCTGTTCGGCGGCAAGGACGGACTGATCGGTGCGGTGCGCGACAGGGCCGTCGCCGGCCTGTTCCAGGACCTGTCAGCGGAGCAGACCTCCGCGGACCCTCTCGCCGACCTCTACGCGCTTGCCGTCGCCTACCGGCGTTGGGGGCGCGGACACAGCCACCTGTACACGGTGCTGTTCGGGGGCGTGCAGTCCTTCCATCCGTCGGGGGAGGTCGGCACGAGTGACCCGATCCGTCCGCTCCTCGCGGCGATCGATCGCGCGTTGGCGGCGTCCGTCCTCGTCGGCGACGCAACGGCGATCGCCCTGTCGATCTGGGCCACCCTGCACGGGCTCGTGACACTTGAACTGGCCGGGGCCCTCGACGCCGCCACGGCCGAGACCGCATTCCGATCGGCAGTTCACGCCACGTTGCGCGGATGGGCGGCCCCGGCGGTGTTCCGCAGCCTGCGCGAAGCCGAACACGCTCCTTGA
- a CDS encoding GlxA family transcriptional regulator, which yields MHTVAVLALDHVIPFDLSTPIEVFTRTRLPSGRPGYQVRVCAERDEIDAGAFTLRAPWNLDGLKNADTIIVPGIADPTAPLPPAVRDALQTAAASGTRIASLCVGTFPLAATGLLDGLRVTTHWCAAELLAALHPGVTVDADVLYVDNGQFLTSAGAAAGMDLCLHMIRRDYGSVVAADAARLSVMPLEREGGQAQFIAHDHVLAPQGSELETLLAWLRENLARDLTLGDIAAQGGTSTRTLIRRFRNQTGTTPLQWLHRARVRQAQHLLETTEHSIERIGHQVGFGSPTTFRDRFKRTTGVSPQTYRRTFG from the coding sequence ATGCACACCGTCGCCGTCCTCGCGCTGGACCACGTGATTCCCTTCGACCTCTCCACCCCCATCGAAGTGTTCACCCGGACCCGCCTGCCCAGCGGCCGGCCCGGTTACCAGGTGCGGGTGTGCGCGGAGCGCGACGAGATCGACGCCGGCGCCTTCACGCTGCGCGCGCCGTGGAACCTCGATGGACTGAAGAACGCGGACACGATCATCGTGCCGGGGATCGCCGACCCCACGGCCCCGCTGCCCCCGGCCGTACGCGACGCCCTACAGACGGCTGCTGCGTCCGGGACGCGGATCGCCTCGCTGTGCGTGGGCACGTTTCCCCTCGCTGCCACCGGTCTTCTCGACGGGTTGCGGGTCACCACCCATTGGTGCGCGGCAGAACTGCTGGCCGCCCTCCACCCAGGCGTCACCGTCGACGCGGATGTGCTGTACGTCGACAACGGCCAGTTCCTCACTTCGGCAGGGGCAGCCGCGGGCATGGACCTGTGCCTGCACATGATTCGCCGCGACTACGGCTCGGTCGTCGCCGCCGATGCCGCACGTCTGTCCGTGATGCCTCTCGAACGCGAGGGTGGGCAGGCGCAGTTCATCGCCCACGATCATGTTCTGGCCCCCCAGGGTTCCGAGTTGGAGACTCTGCTGGCTTGGCTGCGGGAAAACCTGGCCCGCGATCTCACTCTGGGCGACATCGCCGCGCAGGGCGGAACCAGCACCCGCACCCTCATCCGACGTTTTCGCAACCAGACCGGCACCACTCCGCTCCAGTGGCTCCACCGGGCCCGCGTACGGCAGGCGCAGCACCTGCTGGAGACAACCGAGCACTCCATCGAGCGCATCGGTCACCAAGTTGGATTCGGCTCACCCACCACGTTTCGCGACCGCTTCAAGCGCACCACCGGTGTCAGCCCGCAAACCTACCGACGAACCTTCGGCTGA
- a CDS encoding alpha/beta fold hydrolase — translation MKDNDAQHAQPMHVDRDGPRHAPPMLLIHGSGASGASWEPVVPALAARHHVVRVDLPGCGQSPPATSYDVPAQASRVAALLDELGLRHVTVVGHSSGGYVATALAEQRPDLVRSLAMVSTGPRLDALLPQPAILRAMLAPPLGPLLWRRRTDALIRKTIGATLAGPAPIPPRMVADLRNTTYRVVREVLRKNTEYFVARSVPERLATLRLPVLVVFGAADPRWAPASARQYEVVPDVRIEMLAGVGHMPMLEAPGPVGRLLLDFASAPAPPPRLAAG, via the coding sequence ATGAAGGACAACGACGCACAGCACGCGCAGCCGATGCATGTGGACCGTGACGGACCCCGGCACGCGCCACCGATGCTGCTCATCCACGGATCGGGGGCCTCGGGCGCCTCTTGGGAGCCGGTGGTCCCGGCCCTCGCGGCCCGCCACCATGTCGTTCGCGTGGACCTCCCCGGCTGCGGTCAGTCCCCGCCCGCCACGTCCTACGACGTCCCGGCGCAAGCGAGCCGCGTGGCGGCGCTGCTCGACGAACTCGGACTGCGGCACGTGACCGTGGTCGGCCATTCCAGCGGCGGATACGTCGCCACCGCGCTCGCCGAGCAGCGCCCCGACCTCGTGCGTTCACTGGCGATGGTCAGCACCGGTCCGCGTCTCGACGCCCTCCTGCCGCAGCCGGCCATCCTCCGCGCCATGCTGGCGCCCCCGCTGGGACCGTTGCTGTGGCGGCGACGCACGGACGCGCTGATCCGCAAAACGATCGGCGCCACGCTCGCCGGGCCTGCGCCCATCCCGCCCCGCATGGTCGCCGACCTGCGGAACACCACGTACCGCGTGGTCCGGGAGGTGCTGCGTAAGAACACCGAGTACTTCGTTGCGCGGTCCGTGCCCGAGCGGCTCGCGACCCTCCGACTTCCCGTGCTCGTCGTCTTCGGCGCTGCCGATCCCCGGTGGGCTCCCGCGTCGGCGCGCCAGTACGAGGTCGTGCCGGATGTGCGGATCGAGATGCTGGCGGGCGTCGGACACATGCCCATGCTGGAAGCACCCGGGCCGGTGGGCCGGCTGCTATTGGACTTCGCCTCCGCTCCGGCACCGCCTCCGCGTCTCGCTGCGGGGTGA
- a CDS encoding alcohol dehydrogenase catalytic domain-containing protein: protein MSTMQAVTAHAGSAEIHLETLPIPELGAQDVLVRVAAAGLAPGMLTLLSRGAFRHLPTVLGHEAAGTITTVGSEAQANGWAPGQRIRVHPQLNCRTCAACTTDRDMLCAQQAMIGHAAFGPAPMPLYERYHDGGLAEYIRVPHWLLDPLPDNVSFDLGAKVHDLANALRALKLAALRPGSTLVVTAATGTMGTATIKLAPYFGIARLILVGRSRARLDAVSRLAGALPTDTVALEELDTDWTTESGLTTRLRHLLPQGADAVLDYTPDGPTTWQATAALAPGATMVHMGGNPTPCPFPALTLMTNCWRLVGTRSCTRSDVHEVLRLMETGLLQAENLITHRYPLTEVRSALHMLQTRTEPMWMAVINPSEAPQQRS, encoded by the coding sequence ATGTCCACCATGCAGGCCGTCACCGCCCACGCCGGATCCGCCGAGATCCATCTGGAGACCCTTCCCATCCCCGAACTCGGAGCGCAGGACGTCCTGGTCCGCGTCGCCGCCGCCGGGCTCGCCCCGGGCATGCTGACCCTCCTGTCCCGTGGGGCCTTCCGTCACCTGCCCACCGTCCTGGGCCACGAGGCCGCCGGGACCATCACCACCGTCGGTTCCGAGGCACAGGCAAACGGCTGGGCACCAGGACAGCGGATCCGCGTCCATCCCCAGCTCAACTGCCGTACCTGCGCGGCCTGCACCACCGACCGCGACATGCTGTGCGCTCAGCAGGCCATGATCGGCCACGCCGCCTTCGGCCCCGCCCCCATGCCTCTGTACGAGCGCTACCACGACGGCGGCCTGGCCGAATACATCCGCGTACCCCATTGGCTGCTCGATCCGCTGCCCGACAACGTCTCCTTCGACCTGGGCGCCAAGGTCCACGACCTCGCCAACGCCCTGCGCGCACTGAAACTCGCCGCACTGCGCCCCGGCTCCACCCTGGTCGTCACCGCCGCCACCGGCACCATGGGCACCGCCACCATCAAGCTCGCCCCCTACTTCGGCATAGCCCGGCTGATCCTCGTCGGCCGCTCCCGCGCACGCCTGGACGCGGTCAGCCGGCTCGCCGGCGCCCTGCCCACCGACACCGTCGCCCTGGAAGAGCTGGACACCGACTGGACCACCGAGTCCGGCCTCACCACTCGGCTGCGCCACCTGCTGCCTCAGGGCGCCGACGCCGTTCTCGACTACACACCCGACGGCCCCACCACCTGGCAGGCGACCGCCGCCCTCGCCCCGGGCGCGACCATGGTCCACATGGGCGGAAACCCGACCCCCTGCCCGTTCCCCGCCCTCACCCTGATGACCAACTGCTGGCGTCTCGTGGGCACTCGCTCGTGCACCCGCTCAGACGTCCACGAGGTCCTGCGCCTGATGGAGACCGGTCTCCTCCAGGCCGAGAACCTGATCACCCACCGCTACCCGCTCACCGAAGTCCGGTCCGCCCTGCACATGTTGCAGACACGTACCGAGCCCATGTGGATGGCTGTCATCAATCCCTCTGAAGCGCCCCAGCAGAGGTCCTGA